From a region of the Arachis ipaensis cultivar K30076 chromosome B09, Araip1.1, whole genome shotgun sequence genome:
- the LOC110266800 gene encoding uncharacterized protein LOC110266800 has protein sequence MVGTSKKNRNKRSIFIEYECPLFLPRDIWVRIATKVVLNSIQDLFNMQATYKVLQDAARSDNVYNHPMIWHISLVSFLFYFDQPERRFVDYCVEARNLDAILRHRMTEYFWIVHRDLGMDLLTRATTEGSIEAGYLCAMLLLCNHEDEVYKRRNVKLFEVIRTSGEVKRCREVFTKIFEEWSVDEGPSDPEHPMACWSTSCPTRGTIGDVQDASSISYVHCFDDYEARVFLEMFTF, from the coding sequence ATGGTTGGAACATCCAAGAAGAACAGAAATAAAAGAAGCATTTTCATTGAGTACGAATGTCCACTTTTTCTTCCTCGTGACATATGGGTGAGGATTGCCACGAAGGTTGTATTGAATTCAATTCAGGATCTGTTCAACATGCAAGCGACTTACAAGGTGCTTCAGGATGCAGCTAGGTCAGACAATGTATACAACCATCCAATGATATGGCATATATCGTTAGTgtcctttttattttactttgacCAACCTGAAAGGAGGTTTGTTGATTATTGTGTGGAAGCAAGAAATCTGGATGCTATACTCCGGCATAGGATGACGGAGTATTTTTGGATTGTCCACCGTGACCTTGGAATGGATCTTCTGACTAGGGCTACAACGGAGGGCAGCATTGAAGCCGGTTACTTGTGTGCCATGCTGCTACTGTGTAATCACGAAGACGAAGTGTACAAGAGACGAAATGTTAAATTGTTTGAAGTTATACGTACTTCTGGGGAGGTCAAAAGGTGTAGGGAGGTCTTCACAAAAATTTTCGAGGAGTGGTCGGTGGATGAAGGACCTTCGGATCCTGAACATCCCATGGCTTGTTGGTCCACTAGTTGCCCTACCCGCGGCACCATAGGTGACGTGCAAGATGCGTCCAGTATCTCGTATGTGCACTGCTTCGATGATTACGAGGCGAGGGTCTTCTTGGAAATGTTTACATTTTAA